One segment of Panicum virgatum strain AP13 chromosome 3K, P.virgatum_v5, whole genome shotgun sequence DNA contains the following:
- the LOC120699205 gene encoding ribonuclease 3-like protein 2, which yields MTPAHDSRKRGPPVPPPPAARPAPPVKLLPPGFVADRAEAAVRVERLLRYQFRDRALLEEALTHQSFSDAVASYQRLEFVGDAALGLAVTNFLYLTNPTLGPGALSTLRAANVSTEKLARVAVRHDLYPLLRRKCARLDLLVGQFIESVKIELKDDLATAPYGGSFVKAPKVLADIVESIAAAVYVDCKFDLEKLWKVTRWLFEPIITAETVDEQPVTTLHELCQKHGKVAQFETWQRGGMTVVNVFVGGEMVGLGSSEQKVIAKLNAARNALAKLVGGAKQQVLITGVGNGSADEIGQLRECKHQLADQCIGKNWPEPIFKLEKEGGPAHDRKFVCSVQVETQNGTFVTIGDPMSRVKDAENSAAQKMLELLLRL from the exons ATGACGCCGGCGCACGACTCCCGCAAGCGCGGCCCGCCGGTTCCACCTCCACCCGcggcccgccccgccccgcccgtcAAGCTCCTGCCGCCGGGCTTCGTCGCCGACCGCGCGGAGGCCGCGGTGCGCGTGGAGCGCCTGCTGCGCTACCAGTTCCGCGACCGCGCCCTCCTCGAGGAGGCGCTCACGCACCAATCCTTCTCCGACGCCGTGGCCTCCTACCAGCGGCTCGAGTTCGTCGGGGACGCCGCGCTCGGGCTCGCCGTCACCAACTTTCTCTACCTAACTAATCCCACCCTCGGCCCCGGCGCGTTATCCACGCTCCGCGCCGCTAACGTCTCAACCGAGAAACTCGCGCGCGTTGCCGTCCGCCACGATCTCTACCCGCTGCTCCGCCGCAAGTGCGCCCGCCTCGATCTTCTC GTAGGCCAGTTTATTGAGTCAGTGAAGATAGAACTAAAAGATGACCTTGCCACTGCACCCTATGGTGGGAGTTTTGTTAAAGCTCCCAAGGTGCTTGCGGATATTGTTGAGTCCATTGCTGCTGCTGTCTACGTTGATTGCAAATTTGACCTTGAGAAGCTTTGGAAG GTTACAAGGTGGCTCTTTGAGCCAATTATCACGGCAGAAACCGTAGATGAACAACCAGTGACTACATTGCATGAGTTATGCCAGAAACATGGAAAAGTTGCCCAGTTTGAGACATGGCAGAGGGGTGGGATGACAGTGGTAAATGTATTTGTTGGTGGGGAGATGGTTGGGCTTGGCTCCTCGGAGCAGAAGGTAATTGCTAAGCTCAATGCCGCACGAAATGCGTTAGCGAAGCTTGTCGGTGGTGCAAAGCAGCAAGTGTTGATCACTGGGGTTGGCAATGGATCGGCGGATGAGATTGGGCAGCTCAGAGAGTGTAAACATCAACTTGCTGATCAGTGCATTGGAAAGAATTGGCCAGAGCCCATCTTTAA GTTGGAAAAAGAAGGTGGCCCTGCACATGATAGGAAGTTTGTGTGCTCTGTTCAGGTAGAAACTCAAAATGGCACTTTTGTTACGATAGGTGACCCTATGTCAAGGGTAAAAGATGCAGAGAATTCTGCTGCGCAGAAGATGTTGGAATTATTGTTGCGGTTGTGA
- the LOC120701464 gene encoding expansin-A33-like, with the protein MAKLVVLLLSLLCRLASHAVDAQYYWSPATATFYGGSDGSGTMGGACGYGNLYSAGYGLSNAALSTALFNDGAMCGACYTIVCDTSKSRWCKPGTSVTITATNFCPPNWALASDNGGWCNPPRRHFDMSQPAWTSIAIYQAGIVAVNYQRVSCTRSGGMRFTINGRDYFELVTVTNVGGSGVVSQMWIKGTNTNWLTMSRNWGMNWQSTAYLNGQSLSFMVKTDDGRVVTVWNVVPSNWYFGATYTTSWANF; encoded by the exons ATGGCAAAACTAGTGGTACTTCTTCTCTCTTTGCTGTGTAGATTGGCTTCCCATGCAGTAGACGCCCAGTACTACTGGTCGCCTGCGACGGCGACGTTCTATGGTGGCAGCGACGGCTCCGGCACAATGG GCGGCGCTTGCGGGTACGGCAACCTGTACAGCGCCGGTTATGGGCTGAGCAACGCGGCTCTGAGCACGGCGCTTTTCAATGACGGCGCCATGTGCGGCGCGTGCTACACCATCGTCTGCGACACTAGCAAGAGCAGATGGTGCAAGCCCGGCACGTCGGTGACCATCACAGCCACCAACTTCTGCCCGCCAAATTGGGCGCTGGCCAGCGACAACGGTGGCTGGTGCAATCCGCCGCGCCGACACTTCGACATGTCGCAGCCCGCCTGGACTTCCATCGCCATCTACCAAGCCGGCATCGTCGCGGTTAACTACCAGAG GGTGTCATGTACGAGGAGCGGCGGCATGAGGTTCACCATCAACGGGAGGGACTACTTCGAGCTCGTGACAGTGACCAACGTCGGCGGCAGTGGTGTGGTGTCGCAGATGTGGATCAAGGGGACCAACACAAACTGGCTGACGATGAGCAGGAACTGGGGCATGAATTGGCAGAGCACGGCGTACCTCAACGGCCAGAGCCTGTCCTTCATGGTAAAGACCGACGACGGCCGCGTGGTGACGGTGTGGAACGTCGTCCCGTCCAACTGGTACTTCGGGGCAACCTACACCACCAGCTGGGCAAACTTTTAG